One stretch of Tenacibaculum sp. MAR_2010_89 DNA includes these proteins:
- a CDS encoding PepSY domain-containing protein, which produces MKNRNLNQWLWKWHFIAGLISLPFVLVLSVTGAIYLFNPKVEKEVKKNIQHVVGKGEVKHSFQQQWDVAIQHMKKKPNAMVLPVNSEESIEFVSGRFSHKKSLFVNPYTNEVSGKFSSKDTWMYSVRKLHGELLGGKVGTKIIELIASWMIVLIITGLYIWWPFKRGIKGVFTIRYKEGKRILFRDVHAVLGFWISGLLLLTLAGGLPWTDVFGGNFKWVQKVTNTGYPKTWNGRGLSSAIANKSLTLDKMVFIAKQQNLEGTISIGLPKSSKSTFSVSNKTSNLKAQKMLHFDQYSGKLLKAHNWSDVGILMRGRMWVMVFHQGQFGVWNWWLMFGVAIALTLMSIGAVFSYLLRRQKGNWGIPKVKKDFKVGAVVILFIVFLAILLPLFGLSVLLLFIYELMKQRRFLVAKK; this is translated from the coding sequence ATGAAAAATAGAAATTTGAATCAATGGTTGTGGAAGTGGCATTTTATTGCTGGTTTAATATCATTACCTTTCGTATTAGTGCTTTCGGTGACGGGGGCTATTTATTTGTTTAATCCTAAAGTAGAAAAGGAGGTAAAAAAGAATATTCAACATGTAGTAGGAAAAGGTGAAGTAAAACACTCCTTTCAACAACAATGGGATGTTGCTATACAGCATATGAAAAAGAAACCAAATGCAATGGTTTTACCTGTAAATAGTGAAGAAAGTATAGAGTTTGTTTCAGGTAGATTTAGTCATAAAAAATCACTATTTGTAAATCCATATACTAATGAAGTATCAGGAAAGTTTTCATCAAAAGACACATGGATGTATAGCGTTAGAAAACTACATGGTGAATTATTAGGAGGTAAAGTAGGAACAAAAATTATTGAACTAATTGCAAGTTGGATGATTGTACTTATTATTACAGGTCTATATATTTGGTGGCCTTTTAAAAGAGGTATTAAAGGTGTTTTTACAATTAGATACAAAGAAGGAAAAAGAATTCTTTTTAGAGATGTACATGCAGTGTTAGGGTTTTGGATTTCAGGTTTGTTATTACTAACCTTAGCAGGTGGTTTACCATGGACAGATGTTTTTGGAGGTAATTTTAAATGGGTGCAGAAAGTAACCAATACAGGATATCCAAAAACATGGAATGGAAGAGGGTTATCTTCAGCGATTGCTAATAAATCATTAACATTAGATAAAATGGTTTTTATAGCAAAACAGCAAAATTTAGAGGGTACAATAAGTATAGGACTACCAAAATCGTCCAAAAGCACATTTAGTGTATCTAATAAAACAAGTAACTTAAAAGCTCAAAAAATGTTACATTTTGATCAATATTCTGGTAAATTACTAAAGGCGCATAACTGGAGTGATGTAGGTATTTTAATGAGAGGAAGAATGTGGGTTATGGTATTTCATCAAGGACAGTTTGGAGTATGGAATTGGTGGCTAATGTTTGGGGTAGCCATTGCACTCACATTAATGAGTATTGGAGCTGTTTTTTCATATTTATTAAGAAGGCAAAAAGGAAACTGGGGAATACCTAAAGTAAAAAAAGATTTTAAAGTGGGGGCAGTAGTTATATTATTTATAGTGTTCTTAGCAATTTTATTACCTCTTTTTGGACTA